Within the Armatimonadota bacterium genome, the region GGCTCGACCAGGAGAACCGTCCGCAGAACCCAAGGCTTCTCCTCAGGCACACCTAACTTCGCCTTCTGCTCCTCACTCATCATCGTCAACATCTCCCTTCTCAGTTGCTCCCGAGCGCGATGAAGGCGACTCTTGACCGCGGCCGCTGAGAGGGACAGTGCCTCGGCGACCTCAGCATGGCTTAGTTCCTCGCCATAGAACAGCACTACGACGCGTCGGCTCGTTGGCTCGAGGCGCGCCGGTGCCTCATCCACGCCAAAGGGTGTGGGCGCATCTACCTGCGTGGACACCTCTGCCTGCTCGATCCGGGCTGTCTCCTCGGGCCGTGCCAGCAGCTTGCGCAGATGCATCCGGCACACATTGACCGCGACCCGGCTCAGCCACGAGCGGAAGCGGCATGGTTGACGCAGCTCCGATAGACGGCGGAAGCATTGCAGGAGGGCTTCTTGGGTAAGGTCCTCGGCAGTTCTCCGGTCATGCACCAGCCGCATGCAGATCCCAAATGCCCAAGGCCTGCAGGACTCCGCCAGCGCGTTGAACGCCTCTCGATCGCCGGTCGCGGCACGCTCCACCAGGCGGGTCTCGTTCGCCACCTTCA harbors:
- a CDS encoding sigma-70 family RNA polymerase sigma factor is translated as MKVANETRLVERAATGDREAFNALAESCRPWAFGICMRLVHDRRTAEDLTQEALLQCFRRLSELRQPCRFRSWLSRVAVNVCRMHLRKLLARPEETARIEQAEVSTQVDAPTPFGVDEAPARLEPTSRRVVVLFYGEELSHAEVAEALSLSAAAVKSRLHRAREQLRREMLTMMSEEQKAKLGVPEEKPWVLRTVLLVEPDEAIRGPLREGLEAAGYEVVALPTGEAALEAVEQRRGQMLILDKDCVEPNWVEVLTLLRVDAWSRENVPIGVLAGPYSPDNKRDM